Proteins found in one Bremerella volcania genomic segment:
- a CDS encoding DUF1937 family protein gives MIYLASPYSHPDVAVRELRFRDACRAAAKLMRLGHAVFSPIAHGHCICTHGLPTDWRFWEPFDRHHLECCNEVVVLTLDGWEASAGVQAEIRIAIELGKPVRYLGPDWSPTLAHVAKEVGG, from the coding sequence ATGATCTACCTGGCCAGCCCGTATTCGCATCCCGATGTTGCGGTGCGCGAATTGCGTTTTCGTGACGCGTGCCGCGCGGCGGCGAAGCTAATGCGGCTTGGCCACGCCGTTTTTTCGCCGATCGCTCACGGCCACTGCATCTGCACGCATGGGCTGCCGACTGACTGGCGATTCTGGGAACCGTTCGACCGGCACCATCTTGAATGTTGCAACGAAGTGGTCGTGCTGACGCTCGATGGTTGGGAGGCGAGTGCGGGGGTGCAAGCGGAAATCCGAATCGCCATCGAGTTGGGCAAGCCCGTTCGGTATCTCGGTCCCGACTGGTCGCCCACGTTGGCCCACGTCGCGAAGGAGGTGGGCGGTTGA